The sequence AGAATTTTTATTGTGTGCAAAGTTTTGTCAAGCAGCGCGGATGAGCAGGAAAGCGGCAACAGGGGAGATGTCTGGAGTATTCGCTGACATCGCGATGCCGATGCCCGTGCCTGCAGAACAAGCGCGACAAGTGTCGCTTGGCCGACTCTCTGGCCAGGCGGCGACTGATGGATCCATTGATGCCTCGGAGCCGCTGGTCACCAACCTTCGCGGAACAAGCCCGACACGTGTTCGTTTCCAGCTTACCGGGAGCATTGCGACTGTGGTGACCCAGGAAGCCTCCGTGTGCTGCTGCACATGCGAGGCTTCCTTATGCGGGGCCGTCGAGCCGCCAACCGGAGCTGTGCATGGAAGATTTCATACTGTTCGCATTGGTCGGATTTATCGCCCAGGCAATCGATGGCGCTCTCGGGATGGCCTATGGCGTCATCTGCTCGACGGTGCTTCTCGCCTTCGGCGTGCCGCCCGCCCAGGCGTCTGCGTCGGCTCACACGGCGGAGTTGTTCACCACTGCCGCTTCCGGATCGGCTCATCTCTATCACCGCAACATCGATTGGAAGCTGTTCTGGCGGCTCATTCCTTTTGGCGCCGCCGGCGGCGTGTTGGGTGCCTTCGTAGTGACGTCGTTCGACGGAGATCAGGTCAAGCCGTTCGTCACGGCCTATCTCGCAATGATTGGGGTCTGGCTGCTTTATCGCTCCTTTCATCGCATTCCCACAAATCCGGTCAAAATGAGGATCGTGGCGCCGCTCGGTGCAACCGCCGGGTTTCTCGATGCCGCAGGCGGCGGCGGATGGGGCCCCGTCGCCACCACCGGTCTGCTCGGCGCAGGCGGACAGCCGCGTTTTGTTATCGGTACCGTCAGCGCGAGCGAGTTTCTGATTGCACTCACAGTGTCTCTGAGCTTCCTGACAACGATTCTGACTGGTCACTGGGAGCAGGCTGGCGACTTCCGCCACCATTTCACGTCCATAGGCGGGCTGATTACGGGCGGCGTGTTGGCGGCGCCGCTTGCAGGATGGGTGGTCAAGGCACTGCGAGAGAAAACGCTTCTGCGGCTCGTTGGGTCTCTGATCACGCTTTTGGCCGGTTATCAGACGCTCGAACTTACCGGGTTTCTCTGAATACCGGTTTTCGTCGGCGCTTTTGATGCCCAGCCGTTGGAGACACGGAAGCCTTTGTTGCCGATGTCGTCGGCCGCCGGCAGGAACAGTCGGAGGGGCGTCCGCGGCAGATCGTTCCGCTGGAAGGCGAGCCCGAGAAGAAATGGGTCTTTAAGGATGCCTGAGGCGGCATTCAACGATTCTCAGACGGCGTAAGCTCGATCGGCTTCTCAGCGCCCTTCAGGAGCACTCCCGCCCCAGCGGCCAAGGTCTCGGCCGGCCTTTCCTCAACGATCCTGTGTCTGCGCGACGGGTAGATAGACTTTTGAGCCGACGCGCCCTCCGCCACTCAATGACCCCCCGACCAATAGATAGGCTGATATTCCGAGGACCGCCAGCAGCAGAACGCCTATGGGCAGTCCCGTCGAGGCATGATGTTCCGGTTCCTGATAATTCCGTCCAGTCATTCGAACGTACTCCACTCCAGACAAAGCGAGAACGAGCCACCGATGCAGCAGTTCCTGCAACGAGGGTTGAACCTGGCAACATTGTTTGATGCGTTGTAACGAGCACGCATTATAGCATGCCGCCGCTGCCATTTAGCGGTAATTGGCGAGGTATCGCTCCGCCATGTTTATGTTCCGTTCCTAGCTATTTCAGGCGTGGCTCAACTAGTTGAAACGGGAAGTCGACGGAGTGTATTGCGGGAGATGAAGTCATCGTGATCGCCGGTTTCGCTGCGCCAGTCATGATCTGAATTTTACTTGGCGGCACCCTGCGCCCGCCGGAGTCCTGGTGGGTTGAGAGTACCGAAGGCGCTCGGCCAGAAGCTTCGCTCCGTGCATGCGCGTATTGCAGAGTCAGTCCATCGATGCGATATCGCAGCAGCTGCTTTACAGCGCCAGGGCGAGTTGCGGCTCGCTCCTGTGCTCCTGCTTATCAAGGGATGAGAGCGTCACGCCGAGCAATCGGATGCCCTTTTCGGCGGGGAAGATCGGTGACAGCAGCAGCTCCACGATCTCTGCCATTTCCGAGGCGCTTGCCACCGGCGAGACGGCGGTCTTGCTCCTTGTGATCTGAGCGAAGTCTGCCCACTTCACCTTCAGCGTCACGGTCTTGCCGCGAGTGCCGATGGCTTCGCAATAATGCCAGACTTTATCGATC is a genomic window of Sinorhizobium arboris LMG 14919 containing:
- a CDS encoding sulfite exporter TauE/SafE family protein, which translates into the protein MEDFILFALVGFIAQAIDGALGMAYGVICSTVLLAFGVPPAQASASAHTAELFTTAASGSAHLYHRNIDWKLFWRLIPFGAAGGVLGAFVVTSFDGDQVKPFVTAYLAMIGVWLLYRSFHRIPTNPVKMRIVAPLGATAGFLDAAGGGGWGPVATTGLLGAGGQPRFVIGTVSASEFLIALTVSLSFLTTILTGHWEQAGDFRHHFTSIGGLITGGVLAAPLAGWVVKALREKTLLRLVGSLITLLAGYQTLELTGFL